A genomic segment from Streptomyces sp. NBC_00459 encodes:
- a CDS encoding non-ribosomal peptide synthetase: MSTDSQDINQDLLRRIRSLPPQRQRALTALLRKQGIDFAELRTVPRLPRDDGSPLPLSFTQQRLWFLDQLDGTGAAYNIPMAMRLRGRLDRPALLRALRAVVQRHEVLRTRFADHDGVPHQIVGDIGDFTVAQEDLADPSLLPEVCRAEAAAPFDLARGPLIRMRLLRQAEQEHHLLVTAHHSVFDGWSVGVFFRDLVAFYEAFRAGLPTPLKPLPVQYADYAHWQRQRLADEVQERQLDYWKRQLAGVDPRMTLPTDRERPRVKTYAGAGETFHCPADLLGELREVAKFHDVTLYMLLLAAYTVVLNRYTHETDIAVGTVVAGRGRREAEDLVGFFANTLVMRTDLSGDPTFPELLTRVKRTALEAYDHQEVPFDAVVDALDSERSLSHSSVFQTLFVLQEEQTERTATLGDLDVSPIPVQLGFTKFDLTVDLRETPDGLAGTVEYNTDLYDRATVGRFIGHYTRLLRAVATDPSLPVSALAMVDADERRQVVEVWNDTERPYSADRCLHQLFEDEVSRHPRRTALVDAGRSWTYAELNAWANRIAHGLRHHGVAPDTVVGLHLRRSAEMVAGILGILKAGGAYMPIEPTHPAARRTDLVTGSGVQVVLTQPQLDTEPLGAAAHVLRLHPDGTLRDSTGQDVTGGREENLPTGELGLRADHLAYVIHTSGSTGRPKGVMIEHRAAVNRIEWMQNEYRLTEDDVVLQKTPYSFDVSVWEFFWPLLFGARLAVARPDGHRDPAYLVSAIRELGVTTLHFVPSMLRSMVEEPGWADCTGVRQVFCSGEALPPDLCARHYERHSAPLHNLYGPTEAAVDVSHWTCPAGPAPRTVPIGRPIQNIRLYVLDGAHRPQGVGCVGELYIAGAGLARGYLHQPELTRERFVPNPFTGPGTSMYRTGDLVRWLPDGNLEFIGRADDQVKLRGFRIEPGEIEQRLVEHPAVRSCAVVVREDPPGGQLLVAYTVLSPEHTLEDHRPDLIRHLEGVLPEYMVPSAFVALDVLPVSAHGKLDRKALPAPGIDAFSQRAYVAPRTDTERLLAEVWAELLGFDADRVSAEANFFALGGHSLMITVLVARLKDHGLPVTVQDVFTAPGLTALAARIDGADRTDRYRVPPNLIPEGCTRITPRMLPLIGLDQEQIDTVTAAVPGGAPNIQDVYPLLSTQDGILFHHLMDPDHDPYLVSTLYVADDEEACARFTAALQRVVDRHDAMRTAVLTTGLPDPVQVVHRAARLPVDRVLLSADSDAEQQARALLSRPARLPLDRAPLLRLTVAEDPQSERRYLVLTAHHLIEDATSLRLTVGELALHLADRADLLPAPAPYRDFVAHTLHAQASGDAEEYFSAVLGDVTEPTLPFGLADVHGDARRVVQLRRPLPEELTRRLRDHAKRLRLSPACLFHAAWARVVAACSNRDDIVLGSVMSGRLQDVPGVERMLGNFINTLPLRVRLAGRTVRELIDEVDTGLRGLVAREHTPIGLAQRCGGVDGNVPLFSAVGNFRHFEPGHDEAAGVRIDDAGVRFLAAVDGINYPVSVSVDDFGSELSLDLQVDDTLSADAVADYLITALAGLSDALAADDGRGTQALDIDVLPEPERRRLLTEWNDTDTEMPAPTLTAAFAAQAARTPDLTALVHGDETMSYAELDARAARLAHWLADRGAGPEQLVGVSMRRSFDLLVAIYGILRSGAAYLPLDPDLPDERREQMVSDGRPLLVLTELPDVSGLPATDPGVEVLPDNPAYVLYTSGTTGRPKGVVITHRAGLNWLAWDQGVYRGKEGDRVLLKTSIGFDVSVKELFWPLQVGATIVIADPGGHKDPEYLASVIREQGVTDIDFVPSMLAEFLSEPAAARCTGLVRLEAAGEPLPVELAERMTRLLPDTRLYNVCGPTEVGGALGMYTPYVTEPGATGVPVGAPVYNTQAYVLDPALRPLPVGVAGELYIAGSQLARGFLGRPGLTAERFVANPFEPGTRMYRTGDQVRWRPDGQMEHLGRVDDQVKIRGFRVEPGEIENVLHGHPAVHRAVVLPHGSGAERVLVAYVSPTRRWRETAAPGASPAGALKEHLSARLPDYMVPTVYVVLDELPVNRNGKVDRGALPTPSEADLARAEYTAPRTSTQRVLCRIVEEVLGVTRVGLSDSFFDLGGHSLLATRLSLRVKKELNADLPLQAIFTAPGLAELAAAVDDLATAQESPTQPADPAAASDGEEAPLSLQQRDLWFLDRPEHLAVTHDNVQLAFLLDGPLDIDAFARGLRTLVERHPIVRTSYHRSPGGTVTQRVNDSAGFTVTLAPAPQDDTGLAAWLRAERLRPFAPEDHCALRAHLLNQADGRNIFVLTRPWGVFDGWSVNIVLSEQMALYRAFATGGEPELTPPPMSYADFARWQRTAVPPAEIDRQRGYWERQLGGLPACLPLRTDYERCPVKTYQGSSVEISVSADVATALQRLGQDRRATSYMVLLSAFAVLLGAHTDTHDLVIGTPIANRPRTELEDVVGYFVNTLPIRLDAAPQRTFAELLAQAKDVTSEAHAHKDVPLLDLVRTLTPRPDPAHSPLFQTTFNLLPVRETAPGDGPDELAVSQLPNGAGTARFDLSLVVRETDDGIVGYLEYSTDLFTLATAERMARDYERLLARIVRHPDATLAELREPGETAGDSGETAGDSGEGAR, from the coding sequence ATGAGCACCGACAGCCAGGACATCAACCAGGATCTCCTGCGGAGGATCCGCTCACTGCCGCCGCAACGGCAGCGAGCGCTGACCGCGCTTCTGCGCAAACAGGGCATCGACTTCGCCGAGCTGCGGACCGTCCCGCGCCTGCCCCGGGACGATGGCTCGCCGTTGCCGCTGTCGTTCACCCAGCAGCGCCTGTGGTTCCTGGACCAGCTCGACGGCACCGGCGCCGCCTACAACATCCCCATGGCGATGCGGTTGCGCGGACGTCTGGACCGGCCCGCGCTGCTGCGTGCCCTGCGGGCCGTCGTCCAGCGGCACGAGGTGCTGCGCACCCGCTTCGCCGACCACGACGGCGTACCGCACCAGATCGTCGGGGACATCGGAGACTTCACCGTCGCGCAGGAGGACCTCGCCGACCCCTCGCTGCTGCCGGAGGTCTGCCGCGCGGAGGCCGCCGCACCCTTCGACCTGGCACGCGGCCCGCTCATCCGGATGCGTCTGCTGCGACAGGCCGAGCAGGAACACCACCTGCTCGTCACGGCCCACCACAGTGTCTTCGACGGCTGGTCGGTCGGCGTCTTCTTCCGCGACCTGGTCGCCTTCTACGAGGCGTTCCGCGCGGGCCTGCCCACGCCGCTGAAGCCACTGCCCGTCCAGTACGCCGACTACGCGCACTGGCAGCGGCAGCGGCTCGCCGACGAGGTGCAGGAGCGTCAGCTCGACTACTGGAAGCGGCAGCTGGCCGGGGTCGACCCCCGGATGACCCTGCCCACCGACCGGGAACGCCCCCGGGTGAAGACCTACGCGGGAGCCGGTGAGACCTTCCACTGCCCGGCCGATCTGCTCGGCGAGCTGCGCGAGGTCGCCAAGTTCCACGACGTCACCCTGTACATGCTCCTGCTGGCGGCCTACACGGTCGTCCTCAACCGCTACACCCACGAGACCGACATCGCCGTGGGCACGGTCGTCGCGGGCCGGGGCCGGCGCGAGGCGGAGGATCTGGTCGGCTTCTTCGCCAACACACTCGTCATGCGCACCGATCTTTCCGGCGACCCCACCTTCCCGGAGCTGCTCACCCGGGTGAAGAGAACGGCTCTGGAGGCCTACGACCACCAGGAGGTCCCCTTCGACGCCGTGGTGGACGCCCTGGACAGCGAGCGCAGCCTCAGCCACTCGTCCGTCTTCCAGACCCTGTTCGTGCTGCAGGAGGAGCAGACGGAGCGCACGGCCACCCTCGGCGACCTCGACGTCTCCCCGATCCCCGTCCAGCTCGGATTCACCAAGTTCGACCTCACGGTCGACCTCCGGGAGACCCCGGACGGACTGGCCGGCACCGTGGAGTACAACACCGACCTCTACGACCGGGCCACGGTGGGCCGCTTCATCGGCCACTACACACGGCTGCTGCGGGCCGTCGCGACGGATCCGTCCCTGCCCGTGTCCGCGCTGGCCATGGTGGACGCCGACGAGCGGCGCCAGGTGGTCGAGGTGTGGAACGACACGGAGCGGCCCTACTCCGCCGACCGCTGTCTGCACCAGCTCTTCGAGGACGAGGTCTCCCGGCACCCGCGGCGCACCGCCCTCGTCGACGCCGGCCGCTCCTGGACGTACGCGGAGCTGAACGCCTGGGCCAACCGGATCGCCCACGGCCTGCGCCACCACGGCGTCGCACCGGACACGGTCGTCGGCCTGCACTTGCGGCGCTCCGCCGAGATGGTCGCCGGCATCCTGGGCATCCTGAAGGCCGGCGGCGCCTACATGCCCATCGAGCCGACCCACCCGGCCGCCCGCCGCACCGACCTGGTCACCGGCTCCGGAGTCCAGGTGGTCCTCACCCAGCCGCAGCTGGACACCGAACCCCTCGGCGCCGCCGCCCATGTGCTCCGACTGCATCCCGACGGCACGCTCCGCGACAGCACCGGGCAGGACGTCACGGGCGGCCGTGAGGAGAACCTGCCGACCGGTGAACTCGGGCTGCGCGCCGACCATCTCGCCTACGTCATCCACACCTCCGGCTCCACCGGACGCCCCAAGGGCGTCATGATCGAACACCGGGCGGCCGTCAACCGCATCGAGTGGATGCAGAACGAGTACCGGCTCACCGAGGACGACGTCGTCCTGCAGAAGACCCCGTACAGCTTCGACGTGTCGGTGTGGGAGTTCTTCTGGCCCCTGCTGTTCGGCGCCCGCCTCGCCGTCGCCCGGCCCGACGGCCACCGCGACCCGGCCTACCTGGTCTCGGCGATCCGCGAGCTCGGTGTGACCACCCTGCACTTCGTGCCGTCCATGCTGCGCAGCATGGTGGAGGAGCCCGGCTGGGCGGACTGCACCGGCGTCCGTCAGGTCTTCTGCAGCGGCGAGGCCCTGCCCCCGGACCTCTGCGCCCGCCACTACGAGCGTCACTCCGCACCCCTGCACAACCTCTACGGGCCCACCGAGGCCGCCGTCGACGTCAGCCACTGGACCTGCCCCGCCGGACCCGCCCCACGCACGGTGCCCATCGGCCGGCCCATCCAGAACATCCGGCTGTACGTCCTCGACGGCGCCCACCGGCCGCAGGGCGTCGGCTGCGTCGGCGAGCTGTACATCGCCGGCGCCGGTCTCGCCCGAGGCTATCTGCACCAGCCGGAGCTGACCCGGGAGCGGTTCGTGCCGAACCCGTTCACCGGGCCGGGCACCAGCATGTACCGCACCGGCGACCTCGTACGGTGGCTGCCCGACGGCAACCTGGAGTTCATCGGCCGCGCCGACGACCAGGTCAAGCTGCGCGGCTTCCGCATCGAGCCGGGGGAGATCGAGCAGCGCCTCGTCGAGCACCCCGCAGTCCGCTCGTGCGCCGTCGTCGTCCGCGAGGACCCACCGGGCGGTCAACTGCTCGTCGCCTACACGGTCCTGTCCCCGGAACACACCCTGGAGGATCACCGGCCCGACCTCATCCGGCACCTTGAGGGCGTCCTGCCCGAGTACATGGTGCCCAGCGCCTTCGTCGCCCTGGACGTCCTGCCCGTGAGCGCCCACGGCAAGCTGGACCGCAAGGCCCTGCCCGCCCCAGGCATCGACGCGTTCAGCCAGCGCGCCTATGTCGCTCCGCGCACGGACACCGAACGGCTGCTGGCCGAGGTGTGGGCCGAACTGCTGGGTTTCGACGCGGACCGTGTCAGCGCCGAGGCCAACTTCTTCGCCCTCGGCGGACACTCCCTGATGATCACCGTGCTGGTGGCCCGGCTGAAGGACCACGGCCTGCCGGTCACCGTGCAGGACGTCTTCACCGCCCCCGGCCTCACCGCCCTCGCCGCCCGGATCGACGGCGCCGACAGAACGGACAGGTACCGCGTCCCGCCCAACCTGATCCCCGAGGGATGCACCCGCATCACTCCGCGGATGCTGCCCCTGATCGGCCTCGACCAGGAGCAGATCGACACCGTCACGGCCGCCGTGCCCGGCGGTGCGCCCAACATCCAGGACGTCTACCCACTGCTGTCCACCCAGGACGGCATCCTCTTCCACCACCTGATGGACCCCGATCACGACCCCTACCTCGTCTCCACCCTGTACGTGGCCGACGACGAGGAGGCGTGCGCCCGGTTCACCGCAGCGCTCCAGCGTGTCGTCGACCGCCACGACGCGATGCGCACCGCCGTCCTGACCACCGGCCTGCCCGACCCCGTACAGGTCGTGCACCGCGCCGCCCGCCTGCCGGTGGACCGCGTCCTCCTGTCCGCCGATTCCGACGCCGAGCAGCAGGCACGGGCGCTGCTGTCCCGGCCCGCCCGCCTGCCCCTCGACCGGGCCCCGCTCCTTCGGCTGACCGTCGCCGAGGATCCGCAGTCCGAGCGCCGCTATCTCGTCCTCACCGCCCACCACCTCATCGAGGACGCCACCTCCCTGCGGCTGACCGTGGGGGAGCTGGCCCTGCACCTGGCCGACCGCGCCGACCTGCTGCCGGCCCCGGCGCCGTACCGGGACTTCGTCGCCCACACCCTGCACGCGCAGGCCTCGGGGGACGCGGAGGAGTACTTCAGCGCCGTCCTCGGCGACGTCACCGAGCCGACCCTCCCGTTCGGACTGGCCGACGTGCACGGTGACGCCCGCCGGGTGGTCCAGCTGCGCCGCCCCCTGCCCGAGGAACTCACCCGGCGGCTGCGCGACCACGCCAAGCGGCTGCGGCTGAGCCCCGCCTGCCTGTTCCACGCAGCCTGGGCACGGGTGGTGGCCGCGTGCAGCAACCGCGACGACATCGTCCTCGGCTCCGTGATGTCCGGGCGGCTGCAGGACGTGCCCGGCGTCGAGCGGATGCTCGGCAACTTCATCAACACCCTCCCGTTGCGGGTCCGGCTGGCCGGCCGCACGGTCCGGGAGCTGATCGACGAGGTCGACACCGGACTGCGGGGCCTGGTCGCCCGCGAGCACACACCCATCGGCCTCGCCCAGCGGTGCGGTGGTGTGGACGGCAACGTGCCGCTGTTCAGCGCGGTCGGGAATTTCCGCCACTTCGAACCCGGCCACGACGAGGCGGCCGGAGTCCGCATCGACGACGCCGGAGTGCGGTTCCTCGCCGCCGTGGACGGCATCAACTACCCGGTGTCCGTGTCCGTCGACGACTTCGGCAGCGAACTGTCGCTGGACCTCCAGGTCGACGACACCCTGTCCGCGGACGCCGTCGCCGACTACCTCATCACCGCCCTCGCCGGCCTGAGCGACGCCCTCGCCGCCGACGACGGCAGGGGCACACAGGCCCTGGACATCGACGTCCTGCCGGAACCGGAGCGCCGGCGCCTGCTGACCGAGTGGAACGACACGGACACCGAGATGCCGGCGCCCACTCTCACCGCCGCCTTCGCCGCCCAGGCCGCCCGGACCCCCGACCTGACCGCGCTGGTGCACGGCGACGAGACCATGTCGTACGCGGAACTCGACGCCCGTGCCGCCCGGCTCGCGCACTGGCTGGCCGACCGCGGCGCCGGGCCAGAACAACTGGTCGGCGTCAGCATGAGGCGCTCCTTCGACCTGCTCGTCGCGATCTACGGCATCCTCAGGTCCGGCGCCGCCTACCTGCCTCTGGACCCCGACCTGCCCGACGAGCGCCGCGAGCAGATGGTCTCCGACGGCCGGCCGCTGCTCGTCCTGACGGAACTGCCCGACGTCTCCGGCCTGCCCGCCACCGATCCCGGTGTCGAGGTGCTGCCGGACAATCCGGCGTACGTGCTGTACACCTCCGGCACCACAGGGCGCCCCAAAGGCGTCGTCATCACCCACCGTGCCGGCCTGAACTGGCTCGCCTGGGACCAGGGCGTCTACCGCGGCAAGGAGGGCGACAGGGTCCTGCTCAAGACCTCGATCGGCTTCGACGTCTCCGTCAAGGAACTGTTCTGGCCCCTCCAGGTCGGTGCCACGATCGTCATCGCCGACCCCGGCGGCCACAAGGACCCCGAGTACCTGGCCTCCGTGATCCGCGAACAGGGTGTCACCGACATCGACTTCGTGCCCTCCATGCTCGCCGAGTTCCTCTCCGAACCGGCCGCCGCCCGGTGCACCGGTCTGGTCCGGCTGGAGGCCGCCGGCGAACCGCTGCCCGTGGAACTGGCCGAACGCATGACACGCCTCCTGCCCGACACACGGCTCTACAACGTGTGCGGTCCCACCGAGGTCGGCGGCGCCCTAGGCATGTACACGCCGTACGTCACCGAGCCCGGCGCCACCGGCGTTCCCGTCGGTGCTCCCGTGTACAACACCCAGGCGTACGTCCTCGACCCGGCGCTGCGCCCGCTGCCGGTCGGCGTGGCCGGCGAGCTGTACATCGCCGGGTCCCAGCTGGCCCGCGGCTTCCTCGGCCGGCCGGGGCTGACCGCGGAGCGGTTCGTGGCCAACCCCTTCGAGCCCGGAACGCGCATGTACCGCACCGGCGACCAGGTCCGGTGGCGTCCCGACGGGCAGATGGAACACCTCGGCCGCGTCGACGACCAGGTGAAGATCCGCGGCTTCCGGGTCGAGCCCGGGGAGATCGAGAACGTCCTGCACGGTCACCCGGCCGTCCACCGCGCCGTCGTCCTGCCGCACGGCTCCGGCGCCGAGCGCGTTCTCGTCGCCTACGTCAGCCCGACCCGGCGATGGCGCGAGACGGCCGCCCCGGGCGCCTCGCCGGCCGGTGCGCTGAAGGAGCACCTGTCCGCGCGGCTGCCCGACTACATGGTGCCGACCGTGTACGTCGTCCTCGACGAGCTGCCCGTCAACCGCAATGGCAAGGTCGACCGGGGCGCCCTGCCCACGCCCAGCGAGGCCGACCTGGCACGTGCGGAGTACACCGCGCCACGTACCTCCACCCAGCGCGTGCTGTGCCGCATCGTGGAAGAGGTCCTCGGGGTGACCCGGGTCGGCCTGAGCGACAGTTTCTTCGACCTCGGCGGCCACTCCCTGCTCGCCACCCGGCTCTCGCTGCGCGTGAAGAAGGAACTGAACGCGGACCTGCCGCTCCAGGCCATCTTCACGGCGCCCGGTCTGGCCGAGCTCGCCGCAGCGGTGGACGACCTGGCCACCGCCCAGGAGAGCCCGACCCAGCCCGCGGATCCGGCCGCCGCGTCCGACGGCGAGGAGGCACCGCTCTCCCTCCAGCAGCGTGACCTGTGGTTCCTCGACCGCCCCGAACACCTGGCCGTCACACACGACAACGTCCAGCTCGCCTTCCTGCTCGACGGGCCGCTCGACATCGACGCCTTCGCCCGTGGCCTGCGCACCCTGGTGGAGCGTCATCCCATCGTCCGCACCAGCTACCACCGCAGCCCCGGCGGCACCGTCACCCAACGTGTGAACGACAGCGCCGGCTTCACGGTGACCCTCGCACCGGCCCCGCAGGACGACACGGGTCTCGCCGCGTGGCTGCGTGCCGAACGGCTGCGCCCCTTCGCCCCCGAGGACCACTGCGCTCTGCGCGCCCACCTGCTCAACCAGGCCGACGGCCGGAACATCTTTGTCCTTACCCGTCCGTGGGGTGTCTTCGACGGCTGGTCGGTGAACATCGTCCTGTCCGAACAGATGGCCCTGTACCGGGCGTTCGCCACGGGCGGCGAACCGGAACTGACGCCGCCGCCGATGAGCTACGCCGACTTCGCCCGCTGGCAGCGCACAGCCGTCCCGCCGGCCGAAATCGACCGCCAGCGCGGCTACTGGGAACGACAGCTCGGTGGACTGCCGGCCTGTCTGCCACTGCGCACCGACTACGAACGGTGCCCGGTGAAGACCTATCAGGGCTCCTCGGTGGAGATCAGCGTCTCTGCCGACGTGGCCACCGCACTCCAGCGGCTCGGTCAGGACCGCCGGGCCACCTCCTACATGGTTCTGCTGTCCGCCTTCGCCGTGCTGCTCGGCGCACACACCGACACTCACGACCTGGTCATCGGCACCCCGATCGCCAACCGTCCCCGCACCGAACTCGAGGACGTCGTCGGCTACTTCGTGAACACGCTGCCGATACGCCTCGATGCGGCCCCGCAGCGGACCTTCGCCGAACTGCTGGCGCAGGCCAAGGATGTCACCAGCGAGGCCCACGCCCACAAGGACGTGCCCCTGCTGGACCTCGTACGGACTCTGACGCCCCGGCCCGACCCGGCTCACTCCCCGCTGTTCCAGACGACGTTCAACCTGCTCCCCGTCCGGGAGACGGCGCCCGGCGACGGTCCGGACGAGCTTGCGGTGAGCCAGTTGCCGAACGGCGCGGGCACGGCTCGCTTCGACCTGAGCCTGGTGGTCCGGGAGACCGACGACGGCATCGTCGGCTACCTGGAGTACAGCACCGACCTGTTCACCCTGGCCACTGCCGAGCGCATGGCCCGCGACTACGAACGCCTCCTCGCGAGGATCGTGCGGCATCCCGACGCCACCCTCGCCGAGCTGCGCGAACCCGGCGAGACGGCGGGCGACTCCGGGGAGACGGCTGGAGACTCCGGGGAGGGTGCACGGTGA
- a CDS encoding MbtH family protein: protein MSNPFEEADGAYKVLRNDEEQHSLWPGHLDVAPGWDVVLDGASRMECLDYIEKNWTDMRPRSLRTAMESGSDARPPR from the coding sequence ATGTCCAATCCCTTCGAAGAGGCCGACGGCGCCTACAAAGTGCTCCGCAACGACGAGGAGCAGCACTCGCTGTGGCCCGGACATCTCGACGTGGCGCCGGGATGGGACGTCGTACTGGACGGTGCGAGCCGCATGGAATGTCTCGACTACATCGAGAAGAACTGGACCGACATGCGACCGCGCAGTCTCCGCACGGCCATGGAGTCCGGCTCCGACGCGCGCCCGCCGAGGTGA